A part of Chloroflexota bacterium genomic DNA contains:
- a CDS encoding type III pantothenate kinase, producing the protein MLLALDIGNTNVTVGVFDGEKLKATWRIASGVHRMPDEYASVLLNLLPLEHIAVASVREAVICSVVPSLEVTFISLLERYFGITPLVVGVGVKTGVKLATENPREVGADRVVNAAAAQRLYGGPVIVIDFGTATTFDAVSREGDYLGGAIAPGIDIAAEALFLRTAKLPQVELTRPKNAIGRNTVSAMQSGIIFGYIGLVEGIVARIRQELGGEARTVATGGYAEIIARETPVIEMVNPDLTLIGLRMIYDMNRERKK; encoded by the coding sequence CTGCTCCTGGCCCTGGATATCGGCAATACCAATGTAACCGTGGGGGTCTTTGACGGGGAAAAGCTCAAAGCCACCTGGCGCATCGCCTCCGGGGTCCACCGCATGCCCGACGAGTATGCCTCGGTCCTCCTCAACCTCCTGCCCCTGGAGCACATCGCCGTCGCCTCGGTCCGGGAGGCGGTCATCTGCTCAGTTGTGCCCTCTCTGGAGGTTACCTTTATCAGCCTCCTGGAGCGCTACTTCGGCATAACCCCCCTGGTGGTGGGGGTGGGGGTGAAGACGGGGGTGAAGCTCGCCACCGAAAACCCCCGGGAGGTGGGGGCGGACCGGGTGGTGAACGCCGCCGCCGCCCAGCGGCTGTACGGCGGCCCGGTAATCGTCATTGATTTCGGCACCGCCACCACGTTTGATGCTGTCTCCCGCGAGGGGGACTACCTGGGCGGCGCCATCGCCCCGGGCATTGACATCGCCGCCGAGGCCCTCTTTCTGCGCACCGCCAAGCTGCCCCAGGTGGAGCTTACCAGGCCCAAAAACGCCATCGGCCGGAACACCGTCTCGGCCATGCAGTCGGGTATCATCTTCGGCTATATCGGCCTGGTGGAGGGCATCGTGGCCAGAATACGCCAGGAGCTGGGGGGGGAGGCCAGGACCGTCGCCACCGGGGGCTATGCGGAGATTATCGCCCGGGAGACCCCGGTCATTGAGATGGTCAACCCCGACCTCACCCTTATCGGCCTGAGGATGATATATGATATGAACCGGGAGAGGAAAAAATGA
- the acpS gene encoding holo-ACP synthase, with protein sequence MNSVGVDIIEVGRIEMAVSRWGARFLVRVFTPAELELCRKKPASLAARFAAKEAVMKALGGAQRWREIEVLRGPRGEPRLRLLGKARARARRLGLELVVSLSHCREYAIASVVGNRR encoded by the coding sequence ATGAACTCCGTCGGGGTGGACATTATTGAGGTGGGCCGGATAGAAATGGCCGTAAGCCGCTGGGGGGCGCGCTTCCTGGTGCGGGTGTTTACGCCGGCGGAGCTGGAGCTCTGCCGAAAGAAGCCCGCCTCCCTGGCGGCCCGGTTTGCTGCCAAGGAGGCGGTGATGAAGGCCCTGGGTGGGGCCCAGCGCTGGCGGGAGATTGAGGTGCTCAGGGGCCCCAGGGGCGAGCCCCGCCTCAGGCTCTTGGGCAAGGCCAGGGCCCGGGCCAGAAGGCTCGGCCTGGAGCTGGTGGTCTCCCTGTCCCACTGCCGGGAGTATGCCATAGCCTCGGTGGTAGGAAACCGCCGTTGA
- a CDS encoding NAD(P)H-hydrate dehydratase: MKLVTAHEMREIENRAGAQGLDGSTLMERAGLGVAREVARVPGEISGREVLVLVGPGNNGGDGLVAARHLRDCGAMVSLYLLGRDDPEESLLLECRRRQVPWARGEEDQDLAVLGRFLATANAVLDALFGTGRFRPLEGLFRAVLEKVGEEKKKRPGLKLIALDLPSGLHPDTGKVDPATPTFDVTITVGYPKRGLYAFPGASHTGKIAFVDLGLPQEAAADIATGLLTPEWAARLLPARPAEANKGTFGRVLVAAGSENYIGAACLACLGAYRVGAGLVALAAPRSLYPIFASGLTEATHLPLPDDGGFLSLRAWQSLAEKVPGYDVLLLGCGIGRAPVVSRFMEAFLGSGLKKPLVLDADGLNHLAGREGWWERLPEAAVLTPHPGEMARLTGLAVNEIQGDRLEVARRFAGRWGKVLVLKGAFTVIASPGGEVRLSPFANPTLASAGTGDVLAGAIAGLLAQGLSPFDAASLGVYLHGLAGELAREELGEAGVVASDLLPLLPRGIKKLKGEHG; the protein is encoded by the coding sequence TTGAAGCTGGTCACCGCCCATGAGATGCGGGAGATAGAGAATAGGGCCGGGGCCCAGGGCCTGGATGGCTCCACCCTCATGGAAAGGGCGGGGCTTGGTGTGGCCAGGGAGGTGGCGCGGGTGCCGGGGGAGATATCAGGCCGGGAGGTGCTGGTCCTGGTGGGCCCGGGGAACAATGGCGGGGACGGCCTGGTGGCAGCCCGACACCTCCGGGACTGTGGGGCAATGGTCTCCCTTTACCTCCTGGGCCGGGATGACCCGGAGGAGTCCCTCCTGCTGGAATGCCGCCGCCGACAGGTCCCCTGGGCCCGGGGGGAGGAGGACCAGGACCTGGCCGTCCTGGGGCGTTTCCTCGCCACCGCCAATGCTGTCCTGGATGCCCTCTTTGGCACGGGGAGGTTCCGGCCCCTGGAGGGCCTTTTCAGGGCCGTCCTGGAAAAGGTGGGGGAGGAGAAAAAGAAGAGGCCGGGGCTGAAGCTGATAGCCCTGGACCTGCCCTCGGGCCTGCACCCCGATACCGGCAAGGTGGACCCTGCCACCCCCACCTTTGATGTGACCATAACCGTGGGCTACCCCAAACGGGGCCTCTACGCCTTCCCGGGGGCCAGCCACACGGGGAAGATAGCCTTTGTGGACCTGGGCCTCCCTCAGGAGGCAGCCGCAGATATCGCCACCGGGCTCCTCACCCCGGAATGGGCAGCCCGCCTTCTACCCGCGCGGCCAGCCGAGGCCAACAAGGGGACCTTTGGCCGGGTGCTGGTGGCGGCGGGGTCGGAGAACTACATCGGGGCAGCCTGTCTTGCCTGCCTGGGGGCCTACCGGGTGGGGGCGGGGCTGGTCGCCCTGGCCGCCCCCCGCAGCCTCTACCCCATCTTCGCCTCCGGGCTCACCGAGGCCACCCACCTCCCCCTCCCCGATGATGGGGGGTTCCTCAGCCTCAGGGCATGGCAGTCACTGGCGGAGAAGGTGCCGGGCTACGATGTCCTCCTCTTGGGATGTGGGATAGGCCGGGCCCCGGTGGTGTCCCGTTTCATGGAGGCCTTCCTGGGGTCGGGCCTGAAGAAGCCCCTTGTACTGGATGCCGACGGCCTGAACCACCTGGCGGGGAGGGAGGGCTGGTGGGAGAGGCTGCCCGAGGCTGCTGTCCTTACCCCCCACCCCGGTGAGATGGCCCGCCTGACGGGCCTTGCCGTGAATGAAATCCAGGGGGACCGCCTGGAGGTGGCCCGGCGGTTTGCCGGGAGGTGGGGCAAGGTGCTGGTGCTGAAGGGGGCCTTTACCGTGATAGCCTCGCCCGGGGGTGAGGTCCGCCTTTCCCCCTTTGCCAACCCCACCCTGGCCTCGGCGGGGACTGGGGACGTGCTGGCCGGGGCCATCGCCGGGCTCCTGGCCCAGGGCCTTTCCCCCTTTGACGCCGCCTCCCTGGGGGTCTATCTCCACGGCCTGGCGGGGGAGCTGGCCAGGGAGGAGTTGGGTGAGGCAGGGGTCGTGGCCTCGGACCTCCTGCCCCTGCTGCCCAGAGGGATAAAGAAGTTGAAAGGGGAGCATGGCTAA